TGTCGGTGGGTGCCGGGCTGATCCTTGGCCGCATGGCATATAAGGAGGACAAGCAGATCCGGTTGATGCGGGTGCGCGGCGAGGCCAAGACCAACGTGCGGCGCTTTGTCGACGACGTTTCGTTCGTCGTCGGCAAGGAATCACGGGACCGGCTCAAGTTGATCCAGCGCGCGCTGCGGGACCACTACCGCGAGATCGCCGAGGAGATCACCCGGTCGCTCAACGAGTCACTGCAGTCGACCGTCGCGGCGGCGCAGGTGGCGGAGGCCGAGCGGGACAACCGAATCCGGGAACTTCAGCGCCAGTTGGACATCCTGAGCCAGGTCAACGACAACCTGGACAAGTTGACGCCAAGCGCGACACCACGGGCGACGCTGGGACGAGCGTGAGCACCAGCGACCGGGTCCGCGCGATTCTGGACGGAACCATCCAGGCCTACCGGGGGGAGCCGGCCTACCGTCAGCGCGCGGACGTCTTTTACGAGCTGGACCGCATCGGTGCGCGCCTGGCCGAACCGCTCCGCATCGCACTGGCCGGCACCCTCAAGGCCGGAAAATCCACCCTGGTCAACGCCCTGGTTGGTGACGACATCGCGCCGACCGATGCCACCGAGGCCACCCGGATCGTGACCTGGTTCCGGCACGGTCCGACGCCGCGGGTCACCGCCAATCACCGCGGCGGGCGGCGCACCAACGTGCCGATCACCCGCCGGGGCGGGCTGAGTTTCGACTTGCGCAGGATCGACCCCGCGGAGGTGGTCGACCTGGATGTCGAGTGGCCCGCCGAGGAACTCATCGCCGCCACCATCATCGATACACCGGGAACGTCGTCGTTGGCACGGGATGCCTCCGAGCGCACGTTGCGACTGTTGATACCCGCCGACGGGGTGCCACGGGTGGATGCGGTCGTGTTCCTGTTGCGCACCCTCAACGCCGCTGATATCGCGCTGCTCAAACAGATTGGCGGGCTGGTGGGCGGGTCGGCGGGAGCGCTGGGCATCATCGGGGTGGCGTCCCGCGCGGACGAGATCGGCGCCGGCCGCATCGACGCGATGCTCTCGGCCAAGGACGTGGCCAAGCGGTTCACCCGGGAAATGAATCAGACGGGCATCTGTCAGGCGGTGGTGCCGGTATCCGGACTTCTTGCGCTGACCGCGCGCACGCTGCGCCAGGCCGAGTTCGTCGCGTTGCGCAAGCTGGCCGGCACCGACAGCACCGAACTCAACCGGGCCCTGCTGAGCGTGGACCGGTTTGTGCGCCCGGACAGTTCGTTACCGGTGGACGCGGGCACCCGCGCCCAATTGCTCGAGCGGTTCGGCATGTTCGGCATCCGGATCTCGATCGCCGTGCTGGCGGCCGGCGTGACCGATTCGACCGGGCTGGCCGCCGAACTGCTGGAGCGCAGCGGGCTGGTGGCGCTGCGCAATGTGATAGACCAGCAGTTCGCCCAGCGCTCCGACATGCTCAAGGCGCATACCGCGTTGGTGTCGCTGCGCCGGTTCGTGCAGACCCATCCGGTCCTGGCGACCCCGTACGTCATCGCCGACATCGACCCGT
The nucleotide sequence above comes from Mycobacterium decipiens. Encoded proteins:
- the iniC gene encoding isoniazid-induced dynamin-like GTPase IniC, which gives rise to MSTSDRVRAILDGTIQAYRGEPAYRQRADVFYELDRIGARLAEPLRIALAGTLKAGKSTLVNALVGDDIAPTDATEATRIVTWFRHGPTPRVTANHRGGRRTNVPITRRGGLSFDLRRIDPAEVVDLDVEWPAEELIAATIIDTPGTSSLARDASERTLRLLIPADGVPRVDAVVFLLRTLNAADIALLKQIGGLVGGSAGALGIIGVASRADEIGAGRIDAMLSAKDVAKRFTREMNQTGICQAVVPVSGLLALTARTLRQAEFVALRKLAGTDSTELNRALLSVDRFVRPDSSLPVDAGTRAQLLERFGMFGIRISIAVLAAGVTDSTGLAAELLERSGLVALRNVIDQQFAQRSDMLKAHTALVSLRRFVQTHPVLATPYVIADIDPLLADTHAFEELRVLSLLPSRATTLSDDEIASLRRVIGGSGTSLAARLGVDPAHSDDGPRAAFAAAQRWRRRAEHPLNDPFTARACRAAVRSAEAMVAELSARR